From the genome of Coregonus clupeaformis isolate EN_2021a unplaced genomic scaffold, ASM2061545v1 scaf0100, whole genome shotgun sequence, one region includes:
- the LOC121550317 gene encoding adhesive plaque matrix protein-like isoform X1: MKYSYQLPVSSYTTRYSQYTPMTYTPTHYTPTNYTPTHYTPTNYTPTHYTPTNYTPTHYTPTNYTPTHYTPTKYTPTSYTPTKYSSTHYTPTSYTPSLYTPTHKTTSSYTPSYSKGTHYSAATRRTTHIPAQQTPAPLPLKPVRAVHFSNDIIFQDCVRHGEMEQIGRFMRARKVRLHTLFPSGMAALHEAVLTGNLDCVKLLVRYGADVHQRDEDGWTALHMACSDGFPEIASYLLSLGASAAAENENGEKPVDLIDPDCKELVNLFEAGCV; this comes from the exons ATGAAGTACAGCTACCAGCTACCAGTGTCATCGTACACCACGCGATATAGTCAGTACACACCAATGACATACACACCAACGCACTACACCCCCACCAATTACACACCTACGCACTACACCCCCACCAATTACACACCTACGCACTACACCCCCACCAATTACACTCCTACGCACTACACCCCCACCAATTACACACCTACGCACTACACCCCCACCAAATACACCCCCACTTCATATACCCCAACGAAGTACAGCTCAACTCACTACACCCCCACAAGCTACACCCCATCACtttacacacctacacacaaaaCCACTTCCAGTTACACCCCTTCATACAGCAAAGGAACACACTATAGTGCTGCTACACGTCGCACAACACACATACCTGCACAGCAGACTCCTGCACCTCTACCACTCAAGCCAGTCCGGGCTGTACACTTCTCCAATGACATTATCTTCCAGGACTGTGTCCGACATGGTGAGATGGAGCAGATTGGACGCTTTATGAGAGCGAGGAAAGTACGTCTGCATACCCTCTTCCCATCTG GTATGGCAGCGCTCCATGAGGCCGTACTCACAGGGAACCTGGATTGCGTGAAGCTGCTGGTGAGATATGGAGCTGATGTCCACCAGAGAGATGAGGACGGCTGGACGGCGCTACACATGGCCTGCAGTGACGGCTTCCCCGAAATCGCCAG CTACCTGCTCTCTCTTGGTGCCAGTGCAGCGGCGGAGAACGAGAACGGGGAGAAGCCAGTGGACCTCATTGACCCAGACTGTAAGGAGCTGGTCAATCTGTTTGAGGCAGGCTGTGTGTAA
- the LOC121550317 gene encoding protein phosphatase 1 regulatory subunit 27-like isoform X2: protein MEQIGRFMRARKVRLHTLFPSGMAALHEAVLTGNLDCVKLLVRYGADVHQRDEDGWTALHMACSDGFPEIASYLLSLGASAAAENENGEKPVDLIDPDCKELVNLFEAGCV, encoded by the exons ATGGAGCAGATTGGACGCTTTATGAGAGCGAGGAAAGTACGTCTGCATACCCTCTTCCCATCTG GTATGGCAGCGCTCCATGAGGCCGTACTCACAGGGAACCTGGATTGCGTGAAGCTGCTGGTGAGATATGGAGCTGATGTCCACCAGAGAGATGAGGACGGCTGGACGGCGCTACACATGGCCTGCAGTGACGGCTTCCCCGAAATCGCCAG CTACCTGCTCTCTCTTGGTGCCAGTGCAGCGGCGGAGAACGAGAACGGGGAGAAGCCAGTGGACCTCATTGACCCAGACTGTAAGGAGCTGGTCAATCTGTTTGAGGCAGGCTGTGTGTAA
- the LOC121550315 gene encoding mapk-regulated corepressor-interacting protein 1 isoform X1, with the protein MSSSAPRMVNSYKRTSSPRSPTNSGELFTPAHEENVRFIHDTWQCVLRDIRSPQSSERKDRGPQEYVEKNPNPNLNSFTPVDLSDLKKRNTQDSKKS; encoded by the exons ATGAG CTCATCTGCTCCCAGGATGGTGAACAGCTACAAGCGGACTTCCAGCCCTCGGTCCCCTACGAACAGTGGGGAGCTCTTCACTCCAGCGCATGAGGAGAATGTGCGCTTCATCCACGACA CCTGGCAGTGTGTGCTCAGAGACATCCGGTCACCACAGAGCAGTGAACGCAAAGACCGTGGACCACAGGAGTATGTGGAAAAGAACCCCAATCCCAACTTAAATT CTTTCACACCAGTTGACCTGAGTGACCTCAAGAAACGCAACACACAGGACTCCAAGAAGTCCTAG
- the LOC121550315 gene encoding mapk-regulated corepressor-interacting protein 1 isoform X2, with product MVNSYKRTSSPRSPTNSGELFTPAHEENVRFIHDTWQCVLRDIRSPQSSERKDRGPQEYVEKNPNPNLNSFTPVDLSDLKKRNTQDSKKS from the exons ATGGTGAACAGCTACAAGCGGACTTCCAGCCCTCGGTCCCCTACGAACAGTGGGGAGCTCTTCACTCCAGCGCATGAGGAGAATGTGCGCTTCATCCACGACA CCTGGCAGTGTGTGCTCAGAGACATCCGGTCACCACAGAGCAGTGAACGCAAAGACCGTGGACCACAGGAGTATGTGGAAAAGAACCCCAATCCCAACTTAAATT CTTTCACACCAGTTGACCTGAGTGACCTCAAGAAACGCAACACACAGGACTCCAAGAAGTCCTAG